ATGTCGGGGATGACCGTTACACCGCGCTCTGCCAGGATGGCGTCGGCCTCGGGCGTGACGGGCCCGTTGGCGCCCTCGGCCACGACGCGCGCCCGGATCCGGCCGGCGTTGCGTTCGGTGATGGCACCTTCAAGTGCGGCGGGCACCAGCACCTCGCACGGCACCTCCAACACACCTTCGGGCGGCCCGGACTCGGCCCCCGGAAAGCCGCGCAGCGTGCCGTGCTGCTGCTTGTAAGCCACGAGATCCTTCACCGAAAGCCCGCTGTCCTGTCGCACCGTGACCTGCGAGTCGCCGACGGCCACCACCCTGGCGCCCATCTCCTCCAGCGAGAGCGCGGCGTACCGCCCGACGTTGCCGAAGCCCTGCACGGCCACCCGGGCACCGCGGAGATCCATGCCCACCCGCCGCGCCGCCTCCTCCACGCAGATGGCGCAGCCCCGCCCGGTGGCCTGTTCGCGGCCCAGCGATCCTCCTATCTCCAGGGGCTTGCCTGTCACCACCGCGGGCACCGGCCGCCCCTGCTGCATGCTGTACGTGTCCATGATCCATGCCATCACCTGCGGGTTAGTGTAGACGTCAGGCGCCGGGATGTCGCGATCCGGGCCGATGATGACGCTGATCTCGGCGGTGTAGCGCCGGGTGAGCTGCTCCAGCTCCCGGCGGCTGAGGCGCTTCGGGTCGCAGACGACCCCTCCCTTGGCCCCCCCAAAGGGCAGGTTCATCACGGCGCACTTCCAGGTCATCCACATGGCCAGCGCCGTCACCTCGTCGAGCGTGACGCCGGGATGGTAGCGGATGCCGCCCTTCGCCGGGCCCCTGGCCAGCGAGTGCTGCACCCGGTACCCGGTGAACACCTCCAGCCGCCCGTCGTCCATCTTCACCGGAATGGACACGGTCAGCACCCGCTTGGGCGTCTTCAGCAACTTCAGCAGCCCCTCATCGATGCCGGACAGCTTCGCTGCCCGCTCCAGTTGCCGGACAGCCATGGCCAGCGGGGAGAGATCCGCAGGACGCGCCGTGGTGCTCCTGGCCTCGGTGACCGACATCGCCATCCCGAATCACTCTCCTCACCTGGTGAGCGGGCTGAGAAGAACCGTAAACACATACCCGGTATCATACGCTCGTGACGTGCCATTTCCTGCGTGCCGCCGCCGATTTTCTCATCCCCTGCTATCATGTCCGGGGAGGAGCGCATGGACTGGGAGTCGTTCCGGGACGAACTGGCCCACGCCGCCGCTCGCCTGGGCTTTGCCGGCCTGGGAGTCGTCGCGGCGAGAGAGTTTACCGATCTGGCAGAAGTGCTGCGCAGCCGGCAGGCCGAGGGCACCTACCCCCTTTTCTGCGAGCGCGACGTGACGCGCCGAACCCGCCCCGACGATTGGCTCCCCGGTTGCCGCAGCCTGTGGGTGGCTGCCCTGCCCTACAGGGCGCCCGGCGCGCTGCGCCGGGAGGGGCCACCGTCCGGCCGCGGTCCGTTTGGGCGCATCGCCGCCTACGCCCTCCCCGAGGACTACCACACCGAGATGCGCCGCCGC
The Bacillota bacterium genome window above contains:
- a CDS encoding Glu/Leu/Phe/Val dehydrogenase, with amino-acid sequence MAVRQLERAAKLSGIDEGLLKLLKTPKRVLTVSIPVKMDDGRLEVFTGYRVQHSLARGPAKGGIRYHPGVTLDEVTALAMWMTWKCAVMNLPFGGAKGGVVCDPKRLSRRELEQLTRRYTAEISVIIGPDRDIPAPDVYTNPQVMAWIMDTYSMQQGRPVPAVVTGKPLEIGGSLGREQATGRGCAICVEEAARRVGMDLRGARVAVQGFGNVGRYAALSLEEMGARVVAVGDSQVTVRQDSGLSVKDLVAYKQQHGTLRGFPGAESGPPEGVLEVPCEVLVPAALEGAITERNAGRIRARVVAEGANGPVTPEADAILAERGVTVIPDILANAGGVTVSYFEWIQGLQEFFWPEEQVNRELARRMRQSFQDVWETARRHGTDLRTGAMVLAVSRVAEAIRVRGIYP